Within Lolium rigidum isolate FL_2022 chromosome 5, APGP_CSIRO_Lrig_0.1, whole genome shotgun sequence, the genomic segment TGGGATCTGCTCACGCATTAGCACAGCAGCTCGCAGGTCTCCCCTCCACCGATTCTTCACAGTACGCACGTACTTCGTAGCTTCGCCAGTTCTGGAGCAGCTTAATCAATGGATACAGCAGGGCGCATGAAATGCTGCCAGCAGCAAGATTGGATCCAGCATATGTTCACCACTGGTTGAGCCTTGAAGTTATTTCTTTTACCCTAGACTAGAAGCTGGACCAAGGTTGAAGATTCGGCTTGACATTACAGCACAGGTTTGGGATTCAGCTTGACATTACCAAGCTGTCTGTCAAAGCTCGAGGAGTGCCTCACGTGCACGCCATAGTTTTGCTCTCACGGTCTCGGACTCTCGATGGATGGGGAGAAGGTTCATATCGGGTGAATTCAGAGGAGGCCAGCTTCTAGCCGGAGAAGACACGGATTGACCCGTCGCTGCCTCCAAGGCAGGTTTCAACTGGCCCCGATGCCGTGAAAATAAATCGTCGAGTAAACGACCGAGGCGGGCGGTGGTGATCCGGCGTTGGTGACTGAACTTGGCGCCGTGAGATCCATGGCGTCCTTACTTTAACCTCCACTTCTTTCTTCTTTTGGTAGTTACCCgcgcccaaccaaagctcttctaGATTTACTGGCGTGCGTACCTTGTCGCGGTCAAAAAGGAACACGGTAAAATGTCCCCTTCCAGAGTGGAATTCGATCGTCGGGGGCTACAATCAGTAGAAGAAAGTTCTGAATCGGCAGAGTAGTCGTACTTCACTGTCAAGCCACTGGCTAGGACACTGCTCCTACTTCTGTGCTTCGTTCTGCGCCCGTGAGCAGATCTGACGCCGTTCAGCTCACACACAAACAAGTGTGCTCCATTTCTGTATTCGTCTATTTCTTACACGTTTTGTTCCCTCCCTTGTGCTAGTACTAGCTACGAGTACAAGCAAGAGCATACATCCATCTATCGGAGGTAGAGTACAAAGCTCGTATTTGCCAGATCAATTTCCATTTTCCAAGCTACTTTATACAGCCTTCAAGTCTCATCTTCAAAAGAAATTCCATTCTCTACCTGAAAGCAAGCAACGGAACACAACTACGAAACCAGCCACCTTCCTTAGGCCATCCACCAGACCACCacgcggccacccatttggcccgCATGTCCGGATAGGTAGCCGCGGAAAAATAAGGGGCGACCCATCTCGGGCAGTTGTCCGTGTGGCTGTCCGCCGCGTCCCAAAACCATCCTAATTTTGGGCCTGCATTACGTCGCTGTAGTGCAGACATCAATGGACATAAGGTGTGTCAGTGTGTTCGCTTGTTCATCTCACTAGGCCACATGTTGACGGCGGAACTACCCATGGGTCCTATTAAATGGGATCGACGGGAGACTACACGTCCCCACGCCTAGGGTTTCATAGTTTTTTTGAGCCGCACCTCCTTGAATGGGAGTAGGCACACCGGTAGTGAGCAGTGGCCATACGAAAATGTTGCTCATTGTTTGTTTACCTTATTTTTATATGTTAACCAACCCCTTTAGTGCTATTATTAAATCTAATTAgcaatttattttttattttttgctaaATTTGATTTGCTTGTGCAGCATGCGATCCAAATGGAAAGGAGGACGCTGACATGTCCTCCTCTACCCGTGTGGCTATCTAAACATACGAAATTGGAGACAAATCATGTATGCTTTGCGTCACCACGTTGGAGAGCTATCTTCAACGCGGCCTGTCTATCCGATTCTATCATGTTTGGTTGGTCGCGCGGAGAGATAAGGACATGTCGGCGTCCTCctatccgtttgggtcgcacgctgcaccTAACGTTGCCACCCATTTGGGCCACGGGAGCTAGCGTATTCTTTTTAGCAATCTTGTCCATTTTTCCACACAAACATctaaaaaatcggaaaaatggcAAATAcattcacataaaattatggttcCAACATAGATGAAAGTAGCATCAAAAGGATTCGACATGTGACATAGTTCATGAACAAACAAACAACTAACGACATGAATATTGAGTAATCAACTCAATCATGATCTATGATCGATCTTGGATCTCCTTTTGCCTTTTCTCGAACCAAACCATTCTCTCCGGTGGCATGGTGGTCAAGTCGGCCGTGATGATCAAATTATCCTCAGAGAtaagtttgagctcaacttctctTTGCTTGAGCTCAACCTCCTTGGTTTTTGATGTTGACCTTGGTCTTTCATTGGCCTCGTCAATCTCAAGATTCCACGTTTGGACATCGTCGAAGTTCCTCATGGCCTCTTCCTTGTCATGGCATTTgtttcatccctcttgtccgttgaCATCTCCTTCTTGGCATACAAGTCCTTCAGTGTGTTGACTAAATAAAGGGCTAAAGAATCAGGCTTCATGTCTGCCTTGGTTGCCTTGTGCTATCGTGGCTAGCCGGCACAAGAGGTCGTGTTTTCGTATGATTGGGCAGCATCGAGATCAATCACCTTGGCATCTTTGGCAGTCTTGCTACCAAGCAACGATGCCTTGTAGTAGCCCTCTTCAAACTTTGGGCACCCTTGGATTTCCTTCCAACAATTAGGCAAGGTAAAAATTTACCTAGATTAACCTCTTTGAAATATTGCAATCCTTGCCATGCCTTCAATTTACAATACAAAGAATGAAATGGAAATGCTTGTATGAGTGAAAACATATAGAATTTCATGTGCAAAGCGATAAAATTAGCAAGTCATTGATGCCGATCACATGATCGTGGGTCGCGGTAAACTTGTCGAATTCCAAGTGAATAAACGACCACCACTTTTGAATGGACAATTCATGGTAGTTTCTCTTAAAGAGGTGTTCCCCAGAGCAACTATGCTCATGGAAGTAGTCATGAATCCTCATAAAAATGGAGCCACCTTTTTCTCGGCGCCGATAATCAGATCTTGTCCAAATGACATCCACACCTCGCATATCATCTTGTCCTCGAGCTCTGTGTAGTTTGGACATTGGTGGGCTCGTCCTCGAACAATGGCGTGCACCCCGTCGATGTCCATCGTACCTTCGCCGCCATTGATCATGTCCTCCACCGCTTCATCATAGTAGGCATCAAAGCCAACATGGGGGTCGCCTAGGTGGGACAAACTGCATTGGCGGCGGCTGCATGGGCGGCTGCATTTTCTGCACTTAGCCAATGGGCACCGCGGTGAACTCAATCATGGGAGTTAGTTGCATGGTGGTTGGGTCAAACTGGCAAGACTTTTGGTTGTACATGTTGCATGCGCCCAACAACGAGGCGGCAGTGGACCGCTCGTCATGTCTTCGCGTGCAGCGGCGGCACGCGTTTGAGAGGTCAAGGATGCTGGGGAAGGTCTCGTTGTTCTGACGGAATCACCCACCTCGAGTGACCCATCCCGTGGTGAGATGGAGAACCTAGGAGGCACCACCGTCTACTCGAAGCGGGGTCTTTGATGTAGAGGTCGGTTCGCGGACGACCCAGAGCTCGCCGTCATGCCACTGCCGAGGCCTGTTGTGGCCATTTGCGCGAGCGTCCCACGGTTGAGCATCGTGATGGCTTGATATGGGCGACCGAGGTGGCTAGAGCCTCCGCGTTGTCCTTGGACTGAAGGGCCGGGAGATCGTCCGCATCCCTCTTCCGTTCCTCGGGGGCGGCTTCGAGCTTCTTCTCGGCGGCCTTCCTCCGGCCCGCCCGCTTCTTGCTCTTGGCGGCCCTGTGGTCTACCGTCCTCTCGAGTTTCGGCTTCTTCAACGCCGTGGCAGCGTTGAGAGGTGATTCAgactcggcggccacgacgtctttgGAGGCGACGGGAGGTGTATCGGCCATGTCACCCTACGGAGTGGACACGAGTGGAAAGTGTTAGGACACCGACTAGTCGGGCAGGAGAGGACAAGGGAAGACACAAGCCACATCAGCACTGTGTCCACTCTCTCGCAAAGCTGGCCTAGTTGTGGGTCGCGGCGGACAACCACCCACATGTGGGTTGCCAAGTTGGGCCGCGGCTTTTGTCCGCGAGGGTCCATTAAGACAGGCCTGAACCAAATGGGTGATGCTGAACTTGGCCAACTGCTAGCCAGCTAACCTGCAAATGATAAAGGAAATTCCTTCTCCCCTGAAAGCAAGCCACATAACTATGTTTGAAATCAATCATCTTCATCCTGGTCAACATCCACATTGCAGAGTCATTGAGCAACACGCAGAGGCCACTCAGTCTGGACGTCCAATTTGGCTAACTGAAATCAATGGAGTTGTTAGCATCCAATCAGCGTCGGATTAAATGGGGGAGTAGGACTAATAACCCgaccaccaccccgccgacgggttTTTTCGAACCCAGATTGGAGGGAAGATGATTAGAACGGGGAAGAAAATCTAGTGGTGGCTTTCTCAAAGGCGTCTCCTTTAGTCCTTTTTCGCTTTACATGATCGTTCGTACGTACTATTTCAGTTTCTCCAGCCGCTCAGCAATCCTACAGTATTTTGAGGAGAGTTTGGCAGGAATTGATTTGCTTCACAGGGGCCTTTTGAAATTTCAAATCGTACCCCACATGCCAGCGACTCGTCGAGAGGGAAAAAAACAGAGGGAAAAATATAGTGGTGAAGGCATTTCGATTTCCTCTGTTCCATTCCAGTGGCAATGTACAAAACTCGGGAGGTGATCCGTCCACGTCGCACGCACGATCGGGTTTTTGCTATCGGTCCGTGTCAATGCGTGGACGCCGGCGACGGCATGGTGGACGCGGTCCTCCCACCGGTGGTGGCGGTGCCGGAGGCGgacgaggaggtggtggtggccgacGAGAGCCTCGGCGGCGTGGGGGGCGCCAGCGCCACCTGCTTGATGGCCACGTTGGGGAGCATCCCCGGCGGCGAGCTCCTCCTGCGGTCGTGCTCCTTGACCAGCTCGGCCGCGAACGCGTCGAGCTTCTCCCGGTTGGACTTCTCCGagaggcggcggccccggaacAGCTCCGCCTCCACGTTCCGCTGCGTCAGCATCCCGTCCGCGATCGCCACCACCTTCTTCGGGTCCAGCGAACGGAGGGACTTTATCGAGTGCGCCGGCGCAGCCGCCTGAATTGATCGGAACAGAGAGTTAGAATGAATGTATCTTCTGTGTGTGGCTCGAAGAGCAAGTAACTGATGGCGCCACCGCGTGTATCTGAGAAAGCTCACCTGTATGCGTACGTAGTTGCGGCCGCAGGTGTGGCCGAATGCCATGGCGACGGCCTGGTCGACCATGTCGGCGACGCCCTCGGCGGTGAGTCGCACCATCTCGGCGGGTGACGGGGAGCGCGGGGGCAACGGGGTGCGCCAGCCGCCCGCGGACGGCGTGGCGGAGCCCGAGGAAGCGGTACCGCCGGACGAGGAGCCGGAGCCTATAGACACAACGAGGAGGTCGTCGACCCCGGCGGCGAGCGGGAACTCCTGCTTGTTGTGAAGCACGTGCGTGATGGCGGCCGCCGCGGGGTTGCCCATGGCCGCGACGCCCCCGgacgcggcggcgatggccgtgCGCCCGTCGAcggagcggacggccgcggcggtgTTGCCCGCGGCGCAGGTGGCGGCGCAGACGTCGCGGAGgcggaagtcgaagctgtcgctcTCGACGGCGTCGGCGCGGGAGAAGAGGAAGGGCGCGCCCGTGGCGAGGTCGTAGCACGGCACCAGCAGCGGCGCCACCGTGTCCCGCAGCGTCGCGTCGCCGAACACCTTGCGCAGCGACGAGTAGTTAGAAGACGAGGAGGACCTGTCGGAGGAGGACCTGTTCTCGCCGCGGCGGAACAGGGACGCCCACCTCCCGCGGAGCCAGCCGGCGCCGCCGGAACCACCGCCCCAGCCGCCCTTCCCGAGGCTGGCGGCGACGAACGCGAGCGCGTCGGCCGCCGTGTACCGCGGCCGCCCGTCGTCACCCTTCACGAACAGCATGGCGGCCAGCACGCCGCCGGCCCCCGCCCCGGCCGCGGCGTCGAAGAAGTCGGCGACGCGGGCGTCGGGGTCGCCCGCCTTGGCCCGGAGCGCGGCCTCGAGCCTCGCGAGTGCCGCGGCGGCAAGCAGCGCGTCGCCCGGGCCCGGGCCGCAGCCGTCAATCGCCAGCACCCTGACCCTCGCGCCGGAAGCCCTGGCGGGCGTGCCCGGCAGCGAGCAGGGCCCGGCGGCGGCTCCAGCGCCGCCGTAGAGGAACTTGCTctcgaggaaggagaagatctcGTAGCTGAGCTTGCCGAGGTCCACGTCGgcctgcggctgctgctgcggcggcgacGCCATGGAGGCAGGGTAGAGGACGGCGGGGGAGTTAATGGTGGAAGCGTGGTGGGGGAGCGCGAGCTTTCGTGCGCGATGCGATGTCGTTATTTACTCCGACTGCAGCGCGAGCGGGCTTCAACAGCTCACAGCGCGCCTCCACCCGCTTATAAATGGGAGACATGGTACAAGCTGACCGCTACAGTGGCTCCAACCTGCAACGCCACAGTCGGAGGCGTATTTCGGTAGAACCCGTTTCCGAGTGGGCCAGGCGGGCTATGTCTACGTGGACGGAAGAAGCGGTGTATGCTTGGCGTGTAGCAGGCCGTACGGTTTGTGTAGATATTCTGCTCCCTCTAAGGGCATCTTCAGTGGGGTGATATATTTCAGACGGCCAAAAGTGGTCGCGATCATCCGTTTGCATCGACTTGCGGATATATTTTATCGCGCGTTCGTTTGCATCTGGGGGTGATCCTATTGGAGCGATctatttttagatttgcaacatatttgAAAGCACAGAAATTAGTACATT encodes:
- the LOC124658447 gene encoding patatin-like protein 3, which codes for MASPPQQQPQADVDLGKLSYEIFSFLESKFLYGGAGAAAGPCSLPGTPARASGARVRVLAIDGCGPGPGDALLAAAALARLEAALRAKAGDPDARVADFFDAAAGAGAGGVLAAMLFVKGDDGRPRYTAADALAFVAASLGKGGWGGGSGGAGWLRGRWASLFRRGENRSSSDRSSSSSNYSSLRKVFGDATLRDTVAPLLVPCYDLATGAPFLFSRADAVESDSFDFRLRDVCAATCAAGNTAAAVRSVDGRTAIAAASGGVAAMGNPAAAAITHVLHNKQEFPLAAGVDDLLVVSIGSGSSSGGTASSGSATPSAGGWRTPLPPRSPSPAEMVRLTAEGVADMVDQAVAMAFGHTCGRNYVRIQSLRSLDPKKVVAIADGMLTQRNVEAELFRGRRLSEKSNREKLDAFAAELVKEHDRRRSSPPGMLPNVAIKQVALAPPTPPRLSSATTTSSSASGTATTGGRTASTMPSPASTH